A region of the Streptococcus suis genome:
ACGTTATTATGCTTTGGTGAAGGGGAATGGGCAGCTAGAAGAGACAGGGGATATTATTGCCCCTATCGGTCGTCTAGAAGACAGCATCATTACCCGTTGTGTGACAAAGAATGGAAAATATGCTCATACTTCCTATCGTGTTGTGCAATCGTGGGGAGATATTCATTTAGTAGATATTCAACTACATACTGGACGGACTCATCAGATTCGTGTTCATTTTTCTCACATTGGATTTCCATTGTTAGGAGATGATATGTATGGTGGAAGTTTGGAATGTGGGATAGAACGTCAAGCCTTGCATTGTCATAATTTGGCCTTCGACAATCCTTTTTCAGCCGAAAGGATTGATTTGGAAGCACCGCTTCCTGAGGATTTTCAGGCTGTCATCAATCAGTTAATAAGTAAATAAATTTAAGGAGTTTGTTCATGAAAATTTTTGAGCAATTAGCTACAAAGCTAGAGGGTAAAAAAGTACGTATCGTATTGCCAGAAGGTGAAGAACCACGTATCTTGCAGGCGACAAAACGTTTGGTAAATGAGTCGGATGTAGTACCCGTCTTGCTTGGAAACCCAGATCGTATTAAGATTTACCTTGACATTGAAGGGATTACAGAAGGTTTTGAAATTATTGACCCAGCTCATTATGATAGATATGATGAGATGGTAGCTGCTTTGGTAGAGCGCCGTAAAGGTAAGGTATCAGAAGAGCAGGCACATGAGTTGTTGAAAGATGTTAACTACTTTGGTGTTATGTTGGTATATATGGGCGTAGTAGAAGGTATGGTATCTGGTGCGATTCATTCAACCGCTTCAACAGTTCGTCCAGCTCTTCAAATCATTAAAACAGAGCCAGGTGTATCGAAAACATCAGGTGCCTTCTTGATGGTAAAAGGTGAAGAGCGTTATATTTTTGGTGACTGTGCTATCAACATTGATCCAGATGCTCAAACCCTGGCAGAAATCGCGATCAACTCAGCACGTACTGCTAAAATGTTTGGTATTGATCCAAAAGTTGCAATGCTCAGCTATTCAACAAAAGGCTCTGGTGCTGGTCCTAAAGTAGATAAGGTTGTTGAAGCTACAAAAATTGCTCAAAAATTGCGTCCGGAGTTGGATTTGGATGGTGAATTGCAATTTGATGCTGCCTTTGTTCCTACCACAGGTAAATTAAAAGCCCCAGGTTCGAGTGTTGCTGGTCAAGCGACTGTATTTATTTTCCCAGGTATCTCAGCTGGTAATATTGGTTATAAAATTGCCGAACGTATGGGAGGATTTGCAGCGGTAGGTCCTGTTTTACAAGGTTTGAATCAGCCTGTAAACGACTTGTCTCGTGGTTGTAACCCTGATGATGTTTACAACTTGACCTTGATTACTGCGGTTCAGGCTTTGGAGCACCGTTAATATGAAATTTTTATCACGATATTTTAAGGACTATATTAAGGAATCCATATTAGGTCCAGTTTTTAAACTATTGGAAGCTTGTTTTGAGCTTTTGGTACCATTAATTATCGCCTATATCGTTGATACAATTATTCCAAATGGCAGCCAGGGAAACCTGGTTGCTATGCTTTTTTTACTGGTTGGTCTAGCATGTATTGGAATTATTGTTTCACTAATAGCGCAATATTATTCAGCTAAAGCAGCGGTTGGTGTGACTAAAGAGCTGACGAATGACTTGTATCAGAAGGTTCTTTCCCTTCCCAAGTCTAGCCGAGATATTCTTTCCTCATCCAGTTTGCTGACACGATTGACCAGTGACACTTTACAAATTCAAACGGGTATTAATACTTTTCTTCGTTTGTTTTTACGTGCTCCAATTGTCGTATTTGGTTCGCTCATCATGGCATTCTATATTAGCCCAAGTCTATCTGCCTATTTTCTAGGAATGATTATCCTATTGATTTTTATAGTGACAGTCATTTCTGTTATGACCAGCCGTATTTATCAATCGATGCGAAAAGAATTAGATGGTTTGGTGGGGCAGGTACGTGAGACAGTGACTGGTTGGCGAGTGATTCGTGCATTTGGACAAAGAGAGCGAGAAATTAAGGCTTTTCAAGGCATAAATCAGATTTATAAGAAGCAACAGTTGCAGGCTGGTTTTTGGTCTAGTCTTTTATCACCATTAACATTTTTAGTGGTCAATGGCACCTTGCTCATTCTCATCTGGCAGGGAAATATAGCGATTTCACACAAATTGTTGGAACAGGGGATGTTGGTCGCTCTTATCAACTATCTTCTTCAAATTTTAGTCGAATTGGTCAAGATGATTATGGTCGTATCTACTCTCAACCAGACCTATATTTCAGCGCAACGTATTCAAGAGGTTTTTGATCAAACATCTGAGGATGTAGAGTCTAGTTTGCCAAAAGTGGTTAGTGAGGATAAGGAAATCATCTTTTCTGTGCGTCATCTTTCCTTTTCTTATCCAAAATCTGCTGAGGAGTCCCTGTCTGACATTGCTTTTGACTTACGTAAGGGACAGTTTA
Encoded here:
- a CDS encoding ABC transporter ATP-binding protein, with protein sequence MKFLSRYFKDYIKESILGPVFKLLEACFELLVPLIIAYIVDTIIPNGSQGNLVAMLFLLVGLACIGIIVSLIAQYYSAKAAVGVTKELTNDLYQKVLSLPKSSRDILSSSSLLTRLTSDTLQIQTGINTFLRLFLRAPIVVFGSLIMAFYISPSLSAYFLGMIILLIFIVTVISVMTSRIYQSMRKELDGLVGQVRETVTGWRVIRAFGQREREIKAFQGINQIYKKQQLQAGFWSSLLSPLTFLVVNGTLLILIWQGNIAISHKLLEQGMLVALINYLLQILVELVKMIMVVSTLNQTYISAQRIQEVFDQTSEDVESSLPKVVSEDKEIIFSVRHLSFSYPKSAEESLSDIAFDLRKGQFMGIIGGTGSGKSTLVDLLQALYSVPTNQLSLFIDGKSPKNLKEWRQQIAVVPQQAQLFAGTIRSNLSLGLEEISDSDLWSALEIAQAKSFIEDKGGLDSPVEAFGKNFSGGQRQRLTIARAVLQKAPILILDDATSALDYLTESRLLAAIRQELPGQNLIMVSQRTNSLRTADQILVLEQGRQVGLGRHEDLLRSSAIYQEIHQSQQQGEEDSYETS
- a CDS encoding phosphate acetyltransferase, yielding MKIFEQLATKLEGKKVRIVLPEGEEPRILQATKRLVNESDVVPVLLGNPDRIKIYLDIEGITEGFEIIDPAHYDRYDEMVAALVERRKGKVSEEQAHELLKDVNYFGVMLVYMGVVEGMVSGAIHSTASTVRPALQIIKTEPGVSKTSGAFLMVKGEERYIFGDCAINIDPDAQTLAEIAINSARTAKMFGIDPKVAMLSYSTKGSGAGPKVDKVVEATKIAQKLRPELDLDGELQFDAAFVPTTGKLKAPGSSVAGQATVFIFPGISAGNIGYKIAERMGGFAAVGPVLQGLNQPVNDLSRGCNPDDVYNLTLITAVQALEHR